In a single window of the Anabas testudineus chromosome 19, fAnaTes1.2, whole genome shotgun sequence genome:
- the LOC113156257 gene encoding kelch repeat and BTB domain-containing protein 13 encodes MEVPEGLGVNQDIHAENASLDLEDREHQAGWLRVRVEESWFAVERALLARHSAYFCALFQSGMTESQQDELYLRGGVHARGFLIALAVCRGEVPTLRDPDELVEAVECAAFLQVACLVRHLCDIIDSDNCLLLYQAASIFGVHALFHSAALFLCDAFDDLKEAAENTIPEDLLQYSQTLSPAAYIAIGTHSPSVELLHDSFRIVCYLDEREGEWKHLTNLPTFCSTSMAGVAVLDNRLYIVGGVYGYGKDTVDSSFCYNPDTGVWTTLPGPQQPRYDFTLLGHEGKLYAIGGEFQKQIISQAESYDTVKAEWTFIHHAPRPIASAACAVARRRMFVCFWKPPDTTDIYEYIPANDEWKLATTLIRSQSYGHCMVAHRDNLYVMRNGPCDDFLRCLIDCYNITTAQWTALPGHYINSKGALFTAMVRGDSVFTVKHMLTLQYIVAEDGWKPRRQMKGFPKSGSLWTCLLRLPKTGPAIPQLDAEGKEEDMSLPDTVDAVPQL; translated from the coding sequence ATGGAAGTGCCTGAAGGCCTGGGAGTCAACCAGGATATTCATGCTGAGAATGCGTCCCTTGATCTAGAGGACAGGGAGCACCAGGCGGGCTGGCTGAGAGTGAGGGTGGAGGAGAGCTGGTTCGCTGTCGAGCGGGCCTTGCTGGCAAGGCACAGTGCCTACTTCTGTGCTCTCTTTCAGTCTGGGATGACCGAAAGCCAGCAGGACGAGCTCTACCTGAGGGGAGGAGTGCACGCGAGGGGCTTCCTCATCGCGCTTGCTGTCTGCAGGGGCGAGGTTCCCACCCTACGCGATCCGGATGAGCTCGTGGAAGCTGTAGAGTGTGCTGCTTTCCTACAGGTCGCGTGTTTGGTGCGGCATCTTTGTGACATTATCGATTCAGACAACTGTCTCCTGCTTTACCAAGCAGCCTCCATCTTTGGGGTGCACGCACTCTTTCACAGCGCCGCCCTGTTTCTCTGCGACGCTTTCGATGACCTGAAGGAAGCGGCAGAGAATACGATCCCAGAAGACCTGCTACAATATTCGCAAACATTGTCTCCTGCTGCTTATATTGCGATAGGTACTCATTCTCCTtctgtggagctgctgcatGACTCCTTTAGGATTGTTTGCTACCTTgatgaaagagagggagagtggaAGCATCTGACAAACCTCCCAACTTTCTGTAGCACTTCTATGGCTGGTGTGGCAGTGCTGGACAATCGACTGTATATCGTAGGGGGAGTTTATGGTTATGGTAAGGACACAGTAGACAGCAGTTTTTGTTACAACCCTGATACAGGGGTTTGGACTACACTTCCGGGTCCCCAGCAACCAAGATATGACTTTACCCTGCTGGGGCACGAGGGCAAACTCTATGCCATCGGCGGTGAATtccaaaaacaaatcatttccCAAGCAGAAAGTTACGACACTGTGAAAGCCGAGTGGACTTTTATACATCATGCCCCTAGACCTATAGCATCTGCAGCTTGTGCTGTTGCAAGACGGAGgatgtttgtttgcttctgGAAACCACCAGACACCACAGATATCTATGAATACATACCAGCGAACGACGAATGGAAACTCGCCACCACACTGATCAGAAGTCAAAGTTATGGTCACTGTATGGTGGCCCACAGGGACAACTTGTATGTAATGCGCAACGGGCCTTGCGACGACTTCCTGCGCTGTCTAATAGACTGCTACAATATCACGACAGCGCAGTGGACAGCCCTGCCTGGACACTACATAAACAGCAAAGGGGCGCTGTTCACTGCAATGGTACGAGGGGACTCCGTGTTCACCGTCAAACACATGCTCACGCTTCAATACATCGTCGCTGAAGATGGATGGAAGCCCCGCAGGCAGATGAAGGGATTTCCAAAGAGCGGCTCTCTGTGGACGTGTTTACTTAGGCTTCCCAAGACGGGACCAGCTATACCGCAGCTGGACGCAGAGGGGAAGGAAGAAGACATGTCCCTGCCAGACACGGTGGACGCAGTACCACAACTGTGA